From the genome of Biomphalaria glabrata chromosome 17, xgBioGlab47.1, whole genome shotgun sequence, one region includes:
- the LOC106052707 gene encoding uncharacterized protein LOC106052707 isoform X2, protein MKALPKERMKEKKTRNRMKEKKTRNRMKKKKTRNRETKEAQGDLEDLLIRIQTQTTRRETVTRLLKKLKTTLTTMLTIKAPLRTPRHKVIVK, encoded by the exons aatGAAGGAGAAGAAAACGAGAAAcag aatGAAGGAGAAGAAAACGAGAAACAG aatgaagaagaagaaaacgaGAAACAG AGAGACAAAAGAAGCCCAAGG AGATTTAGAGGATCTTCTAATAAG AATTCAAACTCAGACAACTCGAAGAGAAACAGTAACAAGGCTCCTCAA aAAGCTGAAAACAACACTAACAACAATGCTGACAATAAAGGCTCCGCTGAGAA CTCCTCGGCATAAAGTGATAGTGAAATGA
- the LOC106052707 gene encoding uncharacterized protein LOC106052707 isoform X5, with product MKALPKERMKEKKTRNRMKKKKTRNRETKEAQGDLEDLLIRIQTQTTRRETVTRLLKKLKTTLTTMLTIKAPLRTPRHKVIVK from the exons aatGAAGGAGAAGAAAACGAGAAACAG aatgaagaagaagaaaacgaGAAACAG AGAGACAAAAGAAGCCCAAGG AGATTTAGAGGATCTTCTAATAAG AATTCAAACTCAGACAACTCGAAGAGAAACAGTAACAAGGCTCCTCAA aAAGCTGAAAACAACACTAACAACAATGCTGACAATAAAGGCTCCGCTGAGAA CTCCTCGGCATAAAGTGATAGTGAAATGA